The Plasmodium gaboni strain SY75 chromosome 3, whole genome shotgun sequence genome includes the window aacgaCCTTCAAAGTGCTAgccaaaaaaaaaatagaaagAATCAGCGCTCAGCATCtatgaaaagaaaaggagcagaaggaaaagaaaagaaaaaagaaaaggtTACTAAGAGAAGTAACAAATATGATGACAGTGTATATGAAAGTGaggagaaaaaaaataatgtcGACAACAAAAGTAAAAGTGAcaataaaatgaataataataataataataatgatgatgataataatgataatgattGTTTGGAAGAGAAAAATGAAGGAgaaaatgtaataaaaaaaagaaagagAAACAAACGCGCACGTAATAATAATGACGATACATCTTCTATAGTAATGTCAAATAAAGAAACCTCtagacaaaaaaaaaaaaataaatgtgCAAATGATAATAGTGACCAAGAAAAGGATACACCTAGTAAGACTAATAATAGATCTAAAAGaaataaaggaaaaaaagatgaagaaatgagtaatataaatgatgataatataaataataaaataaatgataataataacacTAATAACAGTTGTCATAAGGATGAcaatgaacaaaataaagaccaacaaaaaaataattgcaataaaaatagaaacactaaaagaaatagaaaaagtattaatgataaagaaataaatgatacattgaataataaaaataatgatactgataaaaaattaaataaatataattttttaatggaatatcaaaaaattattgcttctgataaaataacaagtagtacacataataatatgaaagaTGTGAAAGATATGAAAGATGTGaaagatataaaagatatgAAAGATATGaaagatataaaagatatgAAAGATATGAAAGATATGaaagatataaaagatatgaaagatataaaagatataaatgaCAAAGGTGACACGCAACAGGACGTATGCCCAagtgatgataaaaatataaataatgacataaaaaaaaaaacgCTAAAACTAAAAACGGATCAGGTATTTAATCCTCTAGCTGATTCGTCCTCCTCATCTACAGATTGtaacaaaaattataaaaagaaagaaaagGGCGTGAAAAAAATTGGATGGAATgtcaaaaatataaaactccacaacaacaataataataataataataaatataattgtcacaatattattaacagtaataatattgaacAAGAAGataacaaaattaaaagtaaaggtaatcataaaaaaaatgaaaaaaatacgaataattataatgaagatgatatttattatgataacgatttttcttctatctcttctttattatcatcatccTTGTCAACAAATAATGATGTAGATTCatcttatttatataataattctttatgTGATTCATCTTCCATGTTTTCAAATGACGAATGTTTTTCATTATGTTATTCTTCAGTATCTTCTTCATATgaatatgatgatataaataatattaatttaaaaaataaaattaaattaaataatttatcatcatcatgtaaaaacaaattaaataataataaaggtcataattataatcatAGTCGTGATCCTAGTTGTAGTAGTAGAAGCTTTGGGGGGTCCATATGTAATACATCTGATAATATAAGCGAATCTGAGATAACCAATAATTTGAGCTTTTCATCTGACAAGTCAGATAATTATTGTTCATCTATTTCAGATCATGAAATAGAAAGGGATGTAActatatatagaaatacGTATCATAGAATCATTAATAGATGGAAAGatgcaaaaaaaaatactggcactaaaaaaaaagacgTGAGTAATAAGAAAGGTCAgaataaaaacaaaataaatgataacaaaaataaaataaatgataataaaaacaaaatatgtgataataaaaacaaaatatgtgataataataataatgaaatacATGATAgtaaaaacaaaatatgtgataataataataatgaaatacATGATAgtaaaaacaaaatatgtgataataataatgaaataaatgataataaagatTCTTCGACAGATGTGCCTTTTGAAAGTATTGACCATCTAatagaaaaagaagaaatagACAACATTTTAAACACCTTAGGGttatatacttataatttaaaaaataataataataataatgtatatatgaaGACAATAAAATTGACCTTGTGTTGTGCCCATAGTAATGAGCATGATGCTAAAGCTGTTATGAATATTAAGTTAAATActttgaataataaaaaatataataatataaattgtattttttatcattattataactCCTTTTTACATTCCTTATTTTATTCAGATGAATATATTCAGCTTATAAGAAAAGAAGAATATTTAGATTATGTTCAGAAggaaaaaatgaaaagagCTAAATATTTGcataaagaaaataataataataataataataataataattatgtagaccaattaataaatgaggataacaaaaaaagaaaaataaataatttatctATTAATGAGAATACAAACAATTTGAGTGATCATAATAAAGAACctaagaaaaaaaaaaacaagtCAAATGAGACACATATAAACGATGATACTAAGAAAATGGAAACcaatacaaataaaataaataatgacGAACAGAAAGATACAAATGgtgataatattatagaagaagaaaaaaaagaagacgtatgtaaaagtaataatattataagtaaggtatttcatttttttgaaaagaaaaataataatataaaaaaaaatgagcataaaaaagaaaacaatgaaaaaaatgataagatgaatgaagataatatggtattacaaaataaaagagatgataatataaatgaatcaaaagaaaacaacaacaacaataataataacaacaacaataataacaacaacaataataacaacaataataataataataataataataatagtgtGCTGTCTTGTAATAGTCCTGACAAAACGAGTGATAAACATATAGAACCCACATCAGAAGAGGAAGGTAATTCttataatgatgaaatgaatgaaaaagaaataaaaatattttctaaataCATAGATAAAATAATTGAAAATGTAGAAACGAAATGTATCatgaaaaataatgttTGTGATggtatttattatttaattagACAAGAGGATGGTTTGAATATTTGTCAGAAGGTTAATAAcaatatgataaaaaaaaaaatgaaacaagaaaaatataataaaaaaacaaaacaaaataaaaataaaaataattatgatagtaatatatttaataatataaatattttgaataatCTTCCTATTGATAtacaaaaaagaaattatattaatacaaatattattaacaataatattatgaatattaataataataatattaataataatagtaataataatcataatagtaatcatataaatctaagcgatttaaagaaaaaaattaatattaataaatataccTACTTATTTTATCGTCTACCATTATTCTTATTTGgagataaatatattaatgatatagATGATGTCAAAAGTATATATACTATtagaaatttttttaatcaGAATAATGATCTTACAAATACATCCAAGAATATTATGTATGTTATAGAtttattgaaaaaatataacacgaacaataatgttttaaaaaaaaataatatgatcatgccacaaaaaaattatatttgcaaaaaaaaagaacaatGTGATGACattgaaaaaaatactcatgtattatttaatgaTATTGTAGTCGATCCCTCAACGCCACCTTTAGAAACAACAAATACAAATCCATTgagtgataataatattttatgtcatgataatattattgcTAAATGTTGTAATACTGAGACAAATGAATTACACGAGCatataaatcataatattcttaatgatgataattgTCATAATAATGCCATAAAGGAGAACAACCAACAAATGGAACCTAAAGATACTAATCCTAATGAAGAAAAGGTTATTTTAGAATTGGCAACTCAAAGGAGTGAAGAAAGAATCGAAGACCGTGATGAGGAAGATGGTAAGAGCGCTGAGGATACTCGCTTTGTAGATATAGAAACAAAAGTGGTAGACATGGATCCCAAAGTGGTGGATATAGAAACGAAAGTGATAGATGTAGAACCCAAAGTGGGAGATATAAACCACAAGGTGGTAGATATAAACCACAAGGTGGTAGATGTAGAACCCAAAGTGGGAGATATAAACCACAAGGTTGTAGATATAAACAACAAGGTTGTAGATGTAGATCCCAAAGTGGGAGATATAAACCACAAGGTTGTAGATATTAACCACCAAATGGTTGATGATGTCCAAACTGTGGGTACATCAAATAATACGCCTACTATTAACGATTGcatgaaaataaaaaaagtgaaaaagaacaaaaaatgTCAAACGCTTGTTCAAGAAAACGGTTTGTCTTGTTACGCTAATAAGAATGTGaatgtaatattttcattatttgaTAATGGGAATAAttgttatttattaatatatgaatctgaaaaagataataagAAGAAGAGTGGGAAGAATAAATcaataaaaacaaaaaaggattataataatatagattatttttttaaagattTGTATCACAAAATACATGAGATTAATTTTAATGAGGGttcttataaaatattaaaagatatattttttagtatgatgtataatatgaataatatgaagAATGGAGGTATGCAGTATTTAAACAGAATGAATAGACCGAGTTATAGTAGTAAGATGATGAGCAGAGGTAGtattaatatgaataatataaataataatatgaataataatatgaataattataatagtaataattttcaatataatgaagaaataaattatataaaatttaatgagacgatattaaataaaaatacattaaataatttattaaaaaattttagttgtttaaatatatctaaGAGTGCTAATATAAAGTTAGTAAATATAGTAGAACTAAgttattatgattatatatttttgaagacacataaaatatttttttcaaaaaaaggagtaaaaatatatgatcatagtaataatttatttaacTTTCAAGACAATATAAATGAGTCTGTTGAGaagaataataaagaaacaaaagaaaaaggtttaaagaaaaaatttagatatttatcattaaaattaaaaaagatattaataTCTCATTGTGAAGGAACAATAAGTGGGAACCCTAACAAcaaaagtaaaaatatgaaaacTAAAAGTAACAACAAcaaaaacaataataacaataataataataataataataataatgctattaataatatgttgAATGTAAGAGGACTTGctttaaataataaaaataatgatatgggtaatattttaatgacatgtaaaaagaataatataataaaaaatgaaacatTAAATATGGTAACAAATAAAGGGTTATTATGTTTAAATGGTGAAGGTGATCAATTACGTTTTCAGACACCCCTAGatattaatacaaataGAAAATGTGTAgacaaaaataatagtataTCTCGTGgcattataaataaaaataacatgAATAGTATGaatagtaatatatttaatatacGACATTTTAATGAACAAAATGGTAATTccattttatataatgatacaaatattttaaataacaTGAAGGATTTTTTTAAACGTGGAGAAGAAAACTGTGTagatgatataaatgaattcTATAATAAAATTGGAACAAGTgatcaaaaaaaaaataccttgaataaaaatatgaaatataaaaattccttaacaaaaaatgtaaaaaaaaatttatattctaaaaagaaaggaaaaaccaaaaaaggaaatacgaataaatataatatgcatataaaaacaacttctttattatcatcatcatcattacCAGCATCATATATGaatacaataaatatattaaataataataataatatatcaaataataataataatatattaatattacttatgaatgaatatatattaaataaagataatgatattaataattataatataaaagaatatttaaatgaaatattaaataaatataataaatttaatttttatgaaaataattttgatatagtgaaatataatactttcgttgataaaaaaattgtacCTTCTGTTTCTTCTTTTAGTGTATTTGATATTTATAagttatttttttttgatcATAAAGAAttggaaaaaataaataatgaacaagacaaaatgaaatatataaacgatgttttatttaataaaaatgcattattaaattttagaaattttataatgaaaaaaaaacatatagactatgtaaaaaaaagtttcaattataaaaattttatagaTATTTCTAATTCATATCTTATAGATATACATCATATTCTATCctttgaaaaaaataaaaaaatattttttaaaaaaattaacaaCCACAGAAATGCACAGGAAATAGAAACTATAATacatacaaataaaaagagtaatatattatgtgaTGACAACAAAAAGGAACAAGACATTTGTAATAATGTAACGAAAGGGggtaataataataatataaatcatgataataatattaatcataataataatattataaatcataataataatattataaatcataataatattataaatcATAATACTACTCATGTGCagaataattatttgaaCGAAATAGatatgaagaagaaaaaaaaaatgtcttttaaaaatgaacatataGATATGAAGAACAAtgttgataataataagaatggaagtgattatataacaaataatataaacaaaataaatcaaataaataatgtgCCAAATAATAGTTGTAGTGATGCTACTGCGTATATACAATTTGATACACATAATGATATCTCAACAACACAACCTTATGACACCACAAATAGTTGTACTAGCCATGTTGATAATACATGTAGTACAGATAAAATGAAAGCACATGATGTGCATgttaaaaaagaaaatgtaAATACAAATGATCTTCAAGATGTGAAGGAAGATAATGATAAAACTGTAAAAAATGACCTAACAAgcaatattattttttataataataattattataataattatcattcttgttttaatataataaaccAAAATGTTCAGAATCCATATGGGAATTTGTTTgataatcaaaataaatatgaagaTGAAAATTTTGATCTTCTAATTGATAAGAATTACACTAACctaaaaaatttatatgaccatataaatgatgaaattgttaagaataaaatttatttaattagTAATATTATAGAAGAAAACCATACATACAATATTTCTGATATGCCTGTCTATATCAATTTTGTTTACTATAAATATTCTTGTGTAACCAACTGGGTATATCTAGTcaataatttaaaagataGTTTTCTCAAGGAAGAAATATTCTTTAGAAAATATGATGTGGAAAGAAATGCAGATATGAACGATAAGGAAGATAATAAACATGAAACAATCAAAGATAAAGGAAGTGacataataaaagaaaaggaaGAAAATGTCATAAATAAAGACCATGTGGATGACAAAGGAAGTgatataaagaaaaaggaCCATATAGAACAAAATACAAATCAAACAAATGAACATAATGAAGAAGTAAAAAGTGTAATAAAAACATCATGTCATGATAAATGTATTAGTCATGATAATAAATCGTTAGATAACTTAGAACTatctaaaaataaaaaagaaacaaatTTAAAAACTGAGAACGAGATCAGATTGGATGCTCCATCAGTTCATATTGTAGATAAAACAAATGAAAcaaataagaataataatattataaaaacacAAGAAAAAAGTGatgaaaacaaaaaaaaagatgataataatagtaacaataataataataataataaaaagatagAATCTGAGAGTATAGAAAAAACAAGCAACAATATGTGCAGTGTATGCTTTAATATACAAGATggaaatattaatattttatataaatgtatgaaatgcaatatatatgttcataaATATTGCTATGGCATATATCCTAAAAACAAAAGTGAAGATTTTTTATGTGATAGATGTGtgtttaataaatatgtaaaaaaattattatcaaatgatgatattaataataataaaagttctacaacaaatataaaaaaaaaaaaaaaaaataataagggaaataataatcataataattcaaCATCTTTGAAGAATCAAGCACatcttttattatcatcggaaaataatattataataaaaaatgacatcaacaataataatggTAATATTTTGAATGCATGTGGTGATAATTCAAATAGTGTAATACCACTTGATAATAATACGAATGCAGATATAATAACATGTCTTAATAATAACACTTtgaatgaaaatataaataatttattttttaattattgttgtatatgtaaaaaatcAGGAGGGGCCCTAAAGAAAACCACATCAAAAACATTTGTGCATCTATTCTGTgttatcttttttatttcaaatGTGTTCTgtcataatatatataatatgaattattGGAACGTCTATCAGCTGAAGGATTATGAACAGATGTGTGATATATGTCATAAGAGGGGTGCTGTCATACAGTGTTCTTATAACCACGAGAAATTAAAAGGTGGAGATGAAAAGGGTGGAGATGAAAAGGGTGGAGATAAAAAGAGTGGAGATAAAAAGAGTGGAGATAAAAAGAGTGGAGATAAAAAGAGTGGAGATAAAAAGAGTGGAGATAAAAAGAGTGTAGATGACAAATGTGGAGATGTCAAATGTGGGGATAACAAATCTGTAGATGACAAATGTACTAATCAAATAgatattagaaaaaatatgaagtgtaaaaaatattatcatccACTCTGTGCTTATTTAGAAGGATATTATATGGATGTTGAAGTACATGACGatcaatatattaaaacatttttttatgataattGTTTTTCAcatatagatataaatacatattgTAATGATCATATCCCAGTGAATTCTTATCAAGATAGAAAcattataaaagaaaaaagaaataagTGTTATgaaagtaataatatatcatatatgttgcaaatatataataatcataatacGATGattaacaaataataaataaaaaaaataaacataagCATATGTGacataattattatgaggctattttttttttttttttttttttcctttttttaaatatacattcaacatattataagtatataatattactttttaatttttttttacacCTTTTGtcttaaaatatatatgttttattttttttgaatatttttaaaaacaaaaactttataaaaataacatttttaatgattcaattttaatacataaataaatgaatatatatatatatatataaaagtgTGTGATAATTcttaaaataaataatattttaaacacatatatacatgatatataatatgtatgtatgtataaatttttttttttttttttttttttttttttaaatgaagctgatctatttatatataattacacTTACATGAACGCTCAAAATTTTAAGACACTCAACAATCttgtaaataaaaagaaataacatgaaaataaaaccatatatatatatatatatatttaatattatgCATAATTTTCCagaatattatttttctacaccttttattttattatccTTATCTCATAACATGTTTGGAAGcaacttaaaaaaaaaaaaatacaagAATATCTTGTGTATGTTGaacatttaaaatttttttttttttttttttttttctacGTTTAAGTGcacaataatattaaaaaaacaacaaaaaggaaattgtaataaaaacaaaactgaaggaatataatatatatatatatattatatatatgatgtatgtatatattttaatttttttctttttattttcctacatatatatatttttacatataaataaaaatatatatatatatatatatatatatataatatcatataatacacaaaaaaaaataaccgtgttttttttttttttttttttttttttttcatgccattgaaaattataatatatatatattattatatccCTTTTTATAAACACTTAATGTTCTGATATTGTACTCATAATCTAAtacaattatattttattatctatatgcgtaatattataagatataaaatataaaataataaaaacatttattttgtgcagctcatatttatatatattttatgtataggcattacatatatatatataatatatataatatttatttatttattattataacatggatctatatatatcaaaagaaaggaaaaatataaacataaatataaataaatacatatatatatatatatatatatatatattagcatttataaaatccttataatttttttcttaatttttttaaatatatccTTCTTCATAAGATtgtactttttttatatcaacgtaactataaaaaataaatataaactAACATATTAAATGAAGGGGCCCTCGCTGCAAAAGTgggaaaaaaatatatttataaaataatatatataataataattattaatataagtacaaaaaaaattgttaacgaaaaaaatattacattgaaatttatattttatcgttaatattatatatatatatatatatatttttaaattataaaatataaatttcaatttaatatattttttttctttttttaaacttACACGTATAAAAAGAATCAACATTAGAATTTTAtcaatataattataaatatatttataaaataaataaattcCATATAAATGCAGAATAACAAAACAATGgataattataattgtagaagttttaaaaaggaagaatattataagaattatTACTATAACCAGGATCATTATATGatcaataataatttatataataaatataattcatatgATGAGGAATATACATACAACAAAAGTagtaataaaaagaattcATCATATACTTATTATAGTAAAGAAAGTATTGgacataaaaaaaaaaaacccAGTTTTTTAAAATCACAATATGCTAA containing:
- a CDS encoding putative phd finger protein, whose translation is DNLHCDDNIHLYHLKRKLQNKKKCAGKNNLFEYFSDHEFFGTPRYINNEEDHDDEKKKINKNNNNNNNNKIIKHIYDNTKNNIFDEKNKENLSSCDYIRMCPNEYFSEDIYNSNNNNIRLNKYNNIYKEKKKMYDNSVLKKYSYNKYYDNSNNSLKRKFIDFSNCKENEIYCMVCKNMNTNVIMKKKGNNEWYHICCLYYNNITRNNCIYHIYVEHFFFNHYNEDYFVNMYGSLKYINEIIIKKIKDELLKNYNIITHSHFFNFLMNPYYYNLTLKQIKNLIISNFILNNNTLYSNFQSISYQSLINNHRLSLDDRRSVSPTDQNDLHRGSINNVLNYKHDDKKGSVDNNNDKNDDDDYDDDDYDDDYDDSDASYNNSDSSYNNSDVNHNKSDSSYNKSDSSYRNNQTSNKLSGDDTLLKDKKKRSTLKKEDTVKCHQNINTQEKEKSSKMYCMNTNNCSVVKEKNYFVRDYMHIINNLSDNEMNINLMKSSGYNNLFKDIEHCIHKRDFINLNILKHIKEKIIHVLKNNNKQVCVFCNKSTGIKTKCMFPSCSTYFHIYCYYNKYMQCMKKKKNDLQSASQKKNRKNQRSASMKRKGAEGKEKKKEKVTKRSNKYDDSVYESEEKKNNVDNKSKSDNKMNNNNNNNDDDNNDNDCLEEKNEGENVIKKRKRNKRARNNNDDTSSIVMSNKETSRQKKKNKCANDNSDQEKDTPSKTNNRSKRNKGKKDEEMSNINDDNINNKINDNNNTNNSCHKDDNEQNKDQQKNNCNKNRNTKRNRKSINDKEINDTLNNKNNDTDKKLNKYNFLMEYQKIIASDKITSSTHNNMKDVKDMKDVKDIKDMKDMKDIKDMKDMKDMKDIKDMKDIKDINDKGDTQQDVCPSDDKNINNDIKKKTLKLKTDQVFNPLADSSSSSTDCNKNYKKKEKGVKKIGWNVKNIKLHNNNNNNNNKYNCHNIINSNNIEQEDNKIKSKGNHKKNEKNTNNYNEDDIYYDNDFSSISSLLSSSLSTNNDVDSSYLYNNSLCDSSSMFSNDECFSLCYSSVSSSYEYDDINNINLKNKIKLNNLSSSCKNKLNNNKGHNYNHSRDPSCSSRSFGGSICNTSDNISESEITNNLSFSSDKSDNYCSSISDHEIERDVTIYRNTYHRIINRWKDAKKNTGTKKKDVSNKKGQNKNKINDNKNKINDNKNKICDNKNKICDNNNNEIHDSKNKICDNNNNEIHDSKNKICDNNNEINDNKDSSTDVPFESIDHLIEKEEIDNILNTLGLYTYNLKNNNNNNVYMKTIKLTLCCAHSNEHDAKAVMNIKLNTLNNKKYNNINCIFYHYYNSFLHSLFYSDEYIQLIRKEEYLDYVQKEKMKRAKYLHKENNNNNNNNNNYVDQLINEDNKKRKINNLSINENTNNLSDHNKEPKKKKNKSNETHINDDTKKMETNTNKINNDEQKDTNGDNIIEEEKKEDVCKSNNIISKVFHFFEKKNNNIKKNEHKKENNEKNDKMNEDNMVLQNKRDDNINESKENNNNNNNNNNNNNNNNNNNNNNNNNNNNSVLSCNSPDKTSDKHIEPTSEEEGNSYNDEMNEKEIKIFSKYIDKIIENVETKCIMKNNVCDGIYYLIRQEDGLNICQKVNNNMIKKKMKQEKYNKKTKQNKNKNNYDSNIFNNINILNNLPIDIQKRNYINTNIINNNIMNINNNNINNNSNNNHNSNHINLSDLKKKININKYTYLFYRLPLFLFGDKYINDIDDVKSIYTIRNFFNQNNDLTNTSKNIMYVIDLLKKYNTNNNVLKKNNMIMPQKNYICKKKEQCDDIEKNTHVLFNDIVVDPSTPPLETTNTNPLSDNNILCHDNIIAKCCNTETNELHEHINHNILNDDNCHNNAIKENNQQMEPKDTNPNEEKVILELATQRSEERIEDRDEEDGKSAEDTRFVDIETKVVDMDPKVVDIETKVIDVEPKVGDINHKVVDINHKVVDVEPKVGDINHKVVDINNKVVDVDPKVGDINHKVVDINHQMVDDVQTVGTSNNTPTINDCMKIKKVKKNKKCQTLVQENGLSCYANKNVNVIFSLFDNGNNCYLLIYESEKDNKKKSGKNKSIKTKKDYNNIDYFFKDLYHKIHEINFNEGSYKILKDIFFSMMYNMNNMKNGGMQYLNRMNRPSYSSKMMSRGSINMNNINNNMNNNMNNYNSNNFQYNEEINYIKFNETILNKNTLNNLLKNFSCLNISKSANIKLVNIVELSYYDYIFLKTHKIFFSKKGVKIYDHSNNLFNFQDNINESVEKNNKETKEKGLKKKFRYLSLKLKKILISHCEGTISGNPNNKSKNMKTKSNNNKNNNNNNNNNNNNNAINNMLNVRGLALNNKNNDMGNILMTCKKNNIIKNETLNMVTNKGLLCLNGEGDQLRFQTPLDINTNRKCVDKNNSISRGIINKNNMNSMNSNIFNIRHFNEQNGNSILYNDTNILNNMKDFFKRGEENCVDDINEFYNKIGTSDQKKNTLNKNMKYKNSLTKNVKKNLYSKKKGKTKKGNTNKYNMHIKTTSLLSSSSLPASYMNTINILNNNNNISNNNNNILILLMNEYILNKDNDINNYNIKEYLNEILNKYNKFNFYENNFDIVKYNTFVDKKIVPSVSSFSVFDIYKLFFFDHKELEKINNEQDKMKYINDVLFNKNALLNFRNFIMKKKHIDYVKKSFNYKNFIDISNSYLIDIHHILSFEKNKKIFFKKINNHRNAQEIETIIHTNKKSNILCDDNKKEQDICNNVTKGGNNNNINHDNNINHNNNIINHNNNIINHNNIINHNTTHVQNNYLNEIDMKKKKKMSFKNEHIDMKNNVDNNKNGSDYITNNINKINQINNVPNNSCSDATAYIQFDTHNDISTTQPYDTTNSCTSHVDNTCSTDKMKAHDVHVKKENVNTNDLQDVKEDNDKTVKNDLTSNIIFYNNNYYNNYHSCFNIINQNVQNPYGNLFDNQNKYEDENFDLLIDKNYTNLKNLYDHINDEIVKNKIYLISNIIEENHTYNISDMPVYINFVYYKYSCVTNWVYLVNNLKDSFLKEEIFFRKYDVERNADMNDKEDNKHETIKDKGSDIIKEKEENVINKDHVDDKGSDIKKKDHIEQNTNQTNEHNEEVKSVIKTSCHDKCISHDNKSLDNLELSKNKKETNLKTENEIRLDAPSVHIVDKTNETNKNNNIIKTQEKSDENKKKDDNNSNNNNNNNKKIESESIEKTSNNMCSVCFNIQDGNINILYKCMKCNIYVHKYCYGIYPKNKSEDFLCDRCVFNKYVKKLLSNDDINNNKSSTTNIKKKKKNNKGNNNHNNSTSLKNQAHLLLSSENNIIIKNDINNNNGNILNACGDNSNSVIPLDNNTNADIITCLNNNTLNENINNLFFNYCCICKKSGGALKKTTSKTFVHLFCVIFFISNVFCHNIYNMNYWNVYQLKDYEQMCDICHKRGAVIQCSYNHEKLKGGDEKGGDEKGGDKKSGDKKSGDKKSGDKKSGDKKSGDKKSVDDKCGDVKCGDNKSVDDKCTNQIDIRKNMKCKKYYHPLCAYLEGYYMDVEVHDDQYIKTFFYDNCFSHIDINTYCNDHIPVNSYQDRNIIKEKRNKCYESNNISYMLQIYNNHNTMINK